From one Anopheles cruzii chromosome 3, idAnoCruzAS_RS32_06, whole genome shotgun sequence genomic stretch:
- the LOC128272537 gene encoding uncharacterized protein LOC128272537 has protein sequence MWSKLFLATLLLGLTLADKQNATEPSAAVAANAAKEKRQTEHETRSIPLSVIGGRRQQQQHQPQEYYQSEEAAAQYAQYAQASAGQPTYKASAAGHKASQEQPQYQEIPPEYISLLHQLAEHQPKAAAVKQGKAVAHHQQQLQHQHQQQQHQQQQQQQQQYEHPSHAQQPNQNHIQYITEEEYAQLVKQAQQLPSPAGPQAYHPHYHHQHHQPQQPQGLQAYGRAPAHAPAQHKYRPAIQLLETSEDQPGPYGAADGEQYRIQYKSIQQSGTVTPVPKPVSSFSFEKELAKLVESNRPLPYRQLAHPHPAHHEAQHEAQRYGPTPSPQSHEYTYVQAGGPAHDHGGAPQQPPKHAKAQYVASFAQGHPLAGPKISPAHLQVGPQKFSDIPAQKYQFIGNPEAHHHPQHHHQAPAHQGQQYFAEVSPKQHPGTPSPKIQYYVPKEKNVQVYYQQQQQQQQQQQHHQHQQQLKEQQALEEHSPQHPMKIVEAPQLQHEKPQKTVQSVHRPRPAEQQQVQHRYAPREKQQDQPSPVSSDPHAPSRSSIYVSQSTGVNQATAAATPAPAAHYGEKHHKVPPKIDRPLTPEEFQALVDAGYSVVPVPVPVPVPISQYQAQQAALAAGGHPGQRGGPHPTPSSGGRQVAQASRYHLHQLAAAENNPNQVVTYLRPLHLDPFSAGVRGPHKAAP, from the exons CAACGCTCCTGCTAGGGCTGACGTTGGCGGACAAGCAGAACGCGACCGAGCCGTCGGCAGCGGTAGCCGCTAACGCCGCGAAGGAGAAACGTCAGACGGAACACGAGACGCGATCGATTCCACTGTCGGTAATTGGTGGCcgtcgccagcagcaacaacatcagccACAGGAGTACTATCAGAGCGAGGAAGCGGCCGCTCAGTACGCTCAATACGCGCAGGCGAGCGCCGGTCAGCCCACCTACAAGGCGTCCGCGGCCGGGCACAAAGCCTCCCAGGAGCAGCCGCAGTACCAGGAG ATTCCCCCCGAGTACATCAGTCTGCTCCACCAGTTGGCGGAACATCAGCCCAAGGCAGCTGCAGTGAAGCAGGGCAAGGCAGTggcgcaccaccagcagcaactccagcaccagcaccagcaacagcagcaccagcagcagcaacaacagcagcagcagtatgaACATCCGAGTCACGCGCAGCAGCCGAACCAAAACCATATCCAGTACATCACCGAGGAGGAGTACGCGCAGCTGGTAAAGCAAGCCCAGCAGCTACCGAGCCCGGCTGGACCGCAGGCCTACCATCCGCActatcaccaccagcaccaccagccgcaACAGCCGCAAGGACTGCAGGCCTACGGTCGAGCCCCGGCGCACGCTCCGG CCCAGCACAAGTATCGGCCCGCCATTCAACTGCTGGAGACGAGCGAAGATCAACCGGGACCTTATGGGGCGGCCGACGGAGAGCAGTATCGCATCCAGTACAAGAGCATACAGCAATCCGGCACAGTGACGCCCGTTCCGAAGCCAGTTAGCTCTTTTTCCTTCGAAAAGGAACTCGCTAAACTGGTAGAGTCCAACCGGCCGCTCCCATACCGCCAGCTCGCTCATCCGCACCCGGCGCACCACGAGGCTCAGCACGAAGCGCAACGCTACGGGCCGACACCCAGCCCGCAGTCGCACGAGTACACCTACGTGCAGGCCGGCGGACCAGCCCACGACCACGGCGGCGCCCCACAGCAACCACCGAAACACGCGAAAGCACAGTACGTGGCATCGTTCGCCCAAGGGCACCCACTGGCGGGGCCGAAAATTAGTCCAGCCCATCTGCAGGTTGGGCCGCAGAAGTTTAGCGACATTCCGGCCCAGAAGTACCAGTTCATTGGCAATCCTGaggcacaccaccacccgcagcaccatcaccaggcCCCGGCGCACCAGGGACAGCAGTACTTTGCGGAGGTTTCGCCCAAGCAGCACCCCGGCACGCCGTCGCCCAAGATACAGTACTACGTGCCGAAGGAGAAGAACGTCCAGGTCTactaccaacagcagcagcaacagcagcaacagcaacagcaccaccagcatcaacagcagTTGAAGGAACAACAGGCGCTCGAGGAACACTCGCCCCAGCATCCGATGAAGATCGTCGAGGCACCGCAGCTACAGCATGAGAAGCCCCAGAAGACGGTCCAGTCGGTGCACCGGCCAAGACCGGCTGAGCAGCAACAGGTACAGCACCGGTATGCACCGCGCGAAAAGCAACAGGACCAGCCCAGCCCCGTTTCCAGCGATCCGCACGCGCCGTCACGCTCGTCCATCTACGTGTCGCAGTCGACGGGAGTGAACCAGGCTACGGCCGCCGCGACGCCTGCTCCGGCGGCACACTACGGCGAGAAGCACCACAAGGTGCCACCGAAGATCGATCGCCCGCTGACGCCGGAGGAGTTCCAGGCGCTGGTTGACGCCGGGTACTCCGTCGTACCGGTTCCTGTGCCCGTTCCAGTGCCAATTTCCCAGTATCAGGCCCAGCAGGCAGCCTTGGCTGCTGGCGGTCACCCCGGACAACGGGGAGGACCCCATCCGACGCCgtcgtccggtggccggcaggTGGCCCAGGCGTCCCGCTATCATCTGCACCAGTTGGCTGCGGCCGAAAATAATCCCAACCAGGTCGTAACTTACCTGCGTCCGCTGCACCTCGATCCCTTCTCGGCCGGGGTGCGTGGACCGCATAAAGCGGCTCCCTAG
- the LOC128273477 gene encoding uncharacterized protein LOC128273477 isoform X2, with product MLSVKSTFLTVVGVIIAYGANRYYGQSSAVPNDGTTMEDYKNAKSVYDFTVKDSQGADVSLDKYRGKVLLIVNIASKCGLTKGNYAELTEMSEKYADKDFKVLSFPCDQFGGQMPEQDGEEMVCHLRSAKANVGDVFAKIKVNGEDAEPLYKYLKHKQGGILGDSIKWNFSKFLINKDGQPVDRYAPTTSPKSIVKDIDKLLG from the exons ATGTTGTCGGTGAAAAGTACATTTCTGACCGTTGTCGGTGTCATAATAGCT TACGGCGCCAATCGATACTACGGCCAGTCTAGCGCGGTACCCAACGACGGAACGACGATGGAGGACTACAAGAACGCGAAATCGGTTTACGATTTTACCGTGAAAGATTCGCAAGGCGCCGACGTGAGCCTGGACAAGTACCGCGGCAAGGTACTGCTCATCGTCAACATTGCCTCCAAGTGCGGCCTCACGAAGGGCAACTATGCTGAACTGACGGAGATGTCGGAGAAGTACGCCGACAAGG ATTTCAAAGTACTGTCCTTCCCTTGCGATCAGTTCGGTGGCCAGATGCCGGAACAGGATGGGGAGGAGATGGTGTGCCACCTGCGTTCGGCGAAGGCAAATGTTGGAGACGTGTTTGCTAAG ATCAAGGTGAATGGCGAGGATGCAGAGCCACTGTACAAGTATCTGAAGCACAAGCAGGGCGGCATTCTGGGAGACTCTATCAAGTGGAACTTTTCCAAATTTCTGATCAACAAGGATGGCCAGCCGGTGGACCGTTACGCACCGACTACGTCGCCGAAGAGTATCGTGAAGGACATTGATAAATTGCTGGGCTAA
- the LOC128273477 gene encoding uncharacterized protein LOC128273477 isoform X1, giving the protein MLSVKSTFLTVVGVIIAYGANRYYGQSSAVPNDGTTMEDYKNAKSVYDFTVKDSQGADVSLDKYRGKVLLIVNIASKCGLTKGNYAELTEMSEKYADKDFKVLSFPCDQFGGQMPEQDGEEMVCHLRSAKANVGDVFAKIEVNGDGADPLYKYLKHKQGSILGDAIKWNFSKFLVNKDGQPVDRYAPTTSPNSILKDVEKLLG; this is encoded by the exons ATGTTGTCGGTGAAAAGTACATTTCTGACCGTTGTCGGTGTCATAATAGCT TACGGCGCCAATCGATACTACGGCCAGTCTAGCGCGGTACCCAACGACGGAACGACGATGGAGGACTACAAGAACGCGAAATCGGTTTACGATTTTACCGTGAAAGATTCGCAAGGCGCCGACGTGAGCCTGGACAAGTACCGCGGCAAGGTACTGCTCATCGTCAACATTGCCTCCAAGTGCGGCCTCACGAAGGGCAACTATGCTGAACTGACGGAGATGTCGGAGAAGTACGCCGACAAGG ATTTCAAAGTACTGTCCTTCCCTTGCGATCAGTTCGGTGGCCAGATGCCGGAACAGGATGGGGAGGAGATGGTGTGCCACCTGCGTTCGGCGAAGGCAAATGTTGGAGACGTGTTTGCTAAG ATCGAAGTCAATGGGGATGGTGCCGATCCGCTCTACAAGTATCTCAAGCATAAGCAGGGCAGCATACTGGGCGATGCGATCAAGTGGAACTTCTCCAAGTTCCTGGTCAACAAAGACGGGCAACCGGTGGACCGGTACGCGCCGACTACGTCACCGAACAGTATCCTTAAGGATGTTGAAAAGTTGCTGGGCTAA
- the LOC128273477 gene encoding uncharacterized protein LOC128273477 isoform X3 — translation MEDYKNAKSVYDFTVKDSQGADVSLDKYRGKVLLIVNIASKCGLTKGNYAELTEMSEKYADKDFKVLSFPCDQFGGQMPEQDGEEMVCHLRSAKANVGDVFAKIEVNGDGADPLYKYLKHKQGSILGDAIKWNFSKFLVNKDGQPVDRYAPTTSPNSILKDVEKLLG, via the exons ATGGAGGACTACAAGAACGCGAAATCGGTTTACGATTTTACCGTGAAAGATTCGCAAGGCGCCGACGTGAGCCTGGACAAGTACCGCGGCAAGGTACTGCTCATCGTCAACATTGCCTCCAAGTGCGGCCTCACGAAGGGCAACTATGCTGAACTGACGGAGATGTCGGAGAAGTACGCCGACAAGG ATTTCAAAGTACTGTCCTTCCCTTGCGATCAGTTCGGTGGCCAGATGCCGGAACAGGATGGGGAGGAGATGGTGTGCCACCTGCGTTCGGCGAAGGCAAATGTTGGAGACGTGTTTGCTAAG ATCGAAGTCAATGGGGATGGTGCCGATCCGCTCTACAAGTATCTCAAGCATAAGCAGGGCAGCATACTGGGCGATGCGATCAAGTGGAACTTCTCCAAGTTCCTGGTCAACAAAGACGGGCAACCGGTGGACCGGTACGCGCCGACTACGTCACCGAACAGTATCCTTAAGGATGTTGAAAAGTTGCTGGGCTAA
- the LOC128273478 gene encoding glutathione peroxidase-like → MQSTPEKAKSIFEFTTTDLNGNETSLERFQGTVCLIVNFSTKDAAFDKVLALLTPLYRKYHNDSRKDLNILFFPCFQFGAKESPAEIVARFEGAGDQPIGEIFTEIEVNGSKTPGLYKYLKAKKPGNCGGFVNSNFTIFLTDRNGVPVERLNAGIHPYMLEDLVEALLH, encoded by the exons ATGCAATCTACACCGGAAAAGGCGAAATCGATCTTCGAATTCACTACCACCGATCTGAACGGTAACGAGACCTCGCTCGAGCGCTTCCAGGGCACGGTATGCCTGATCGTGAACTTCTCCACCAAGGATGCTGCCTTCGACAAGGTGTTGGCTCTTCTCACGCCACTGTACCGAAAGTATCACAACGATTCTCGAAAAG ACCTAAACATCCTCTTCTTCCCATGCTTCCAGTTCGGGGCCAAAGAGTCGCCGGCCGAGATTGTGGCGCGATTCGAAGGCGCCGGCGACCAGCCGATCGGTGAGATCTTCACCGAGATTGAG GTAAACGGCTCCAAGACACCCGGACTGTACAAGTATCTGAAGGCGAAAAAGCCGGGCAATTGTGGTGGGTTCGTGAACAGTAACTTCACCATCTTTCTCACTGATCGCAATGGCGTGCCGGTCGAAAGGTTAAATGCTGGAATTCATCCTTACATGCTCGAGGATTTGGTTGAGGCGTTGCTGCATTGA
- the LOC128270120 gene encoding uncharacterized protein LOC128270120 yields the protein MMLQRLVPCLVLLQSATAGYLAVPLQSPASVTFVNSQQHAGLLAGPVRLTTAPAAIVDARSAAVSVSQQAPAPQFYSYNVQQPVFGKPSYTPTSVQYHSYGNPSVRVYDPRSFVYTNSVPTTTHTVQQQVPVTVTTQYHHDHHQIPTVYQVPAPKPTPVPVPTLVPVPVAPTYTKTVTTGPTYITPPPPPPPLPVPEVKHVPVVRSRKFKVRRPAIQNQFYDIEERVIIRPVGSALVELEQPISQTETRTKTTTKTTFAEKHPIYVSVPAPVPVDHTVSEHGEEELYKTRIGRPQVVTQTTTVYTERPTVTRKDGYDRIQDERTVQAQKSAASTAKSSDAEFIDAPGSAVPQEPQPIFTQGHAIYHQGHQTAYLHPFAHPHLAPHPYVYHPGNAGHLLHHVAYVDQQPHTALLAPHPAAHPGVFHVPSSTTPLYPVIAPARDCDDQGPPKAPHYLPPTVTPVAPITPSQPPVGTTTPYPPSSTPGTLADDEDDYEDSIVVNARGGSHNLTEYATMDSDTDYDTATIASTAAVPSSNRYHDKYRGEQQSSSQQSSSQQSSSQQRQGSIEITYATRPTPASDIVAFDPSTSSSGGFDLGPLYSTPRGFSFPSTTPRTPATTLMGSSSYAPSSSSSSSSAASSTAASQRSVTVISSTTPLTLSARFSEDSVSSSASHQATASSQSLVVGQGLTREQIHENQKQFIKLLSERDSIAQVGYGGPKGETTGSLLDAYVRSRVLSATPAPHDAKETSRTVNIRRIIVSRPVETEQEVEVREQAYATTLAPPSTDYEHKRDVSEVSTVSARSDGGQLGPRVPVYVDAKPPAFVNESDQ from the coding sequence ATGATGCTCCAAAGGCTGGTGCCCTGCCTGGTGCTGCTACAGTCGGCCACGGCTGGCTACCTGGCGGTGCCTCTGCAATCTCCGGCAAGCGTAACCTTCGTCAACAGTCAACAGCATGCCGGTTTGTTGGCAGGACCCGTTCGGTTaacgacggcaccggcggccatcGTTGATGCTCGCTCGGCCGCCGTATCTGTGAGCCAGCAGGCGCCAGCGCCCCAGTTCTACTCCTACAACGTCCAGCAGCCGGTCTTTGGTAAGCCAAGCTACACGCCGACGTCGGTGCAGTACCACTCCTACGGCAATCCGTCGGTGCGTGTGTACGATCCGAGGTCTTTCGTCTACACGAACAGTGTCCCCACGACGACGCACACCGTCCAGCAGCAGGTGCCAGTGACGGTGACCACCCAAtaccaccacgaccaccatcaGATTCCCACGGTGTACCAAGTTCCCGCGCCGAAGCCaacgccggttccggtgccaaCACTGGTTCCGGTGCCCGTCGCTCCAACCTACACCAAAACGGTCACAACCGGGCCAACGTACAttacgccaccgccacctccgccaccatTACCGGTGCCCGAGGTGAAACACGTCCCGGTGGTGCGATCGCGCAAGTTCAAGgtacgccggccggccattcaGAATCAGTTCTACGACATCGAGGAACGGGTCATCATTCGGCCCGTCGGTTCGGCGCTGGTCGAACTGGAGCAACCGATCTCGCAGACCGAAACCCGGACCAAAACCACCACGAAGACCACGTTCGCCGAGAAGCACCCAATCTACGTGTCGGTTCCGGCGCCAGTACCGGTGGACCACACGGTGTCGGAGCACGGCGAAGAAGAGCTCTACAAAACGCGCATCGGACGGCCACAGGTTGTAACGCAGACCACCACGGTCTACACGGAGCGCCCGACGGTCACGCGCAAGGATGGGTACGATCGGATCCAGGACGAGCGGACAGTGCAGGCGCAGAAGTCGGCCGCCAGCACGGCCAAGAGCTCCGATGCGGAGTTTATCGATGCGCCGGGTAGTGCGGTTCCACAGGAACCGCAGCCCATCTTCACGCAAGGACACGCCATCTACCACCAGGGACACCAGACGGCGTACCTCCATCCGTTCGCTCACCCACACCTTGCGCCACACCCGTATGTGTACCACCCGGGGAACGCAGGACATCTGCTGCACCACGTGGCCTACGTCGATCAGCAGCCCCATACGGCACTGCTGGCTCCCCATCCGGCAGCTCACCCAGGGGTCTTCCACGTACCCTCCTCGACGACTCCCCTGTACCCGGTGATAGCTCCTGCTCGCGACTGCGATGACCAGGGCCCTCCGAAGGCACCACATTATCTGCCACCCACCGTGACCCCCGTAGCTCCCATCACACCTTCTCAGCCCCCCGTCGGTACTACCACACCGTATCCGCCTTCGTCGACGCCCGGAACTTtggcggacgacgaagacgactACGAAGATTCGATCGTAGTGAATGCGCGCGGCGGCAGCCACAACCTTACCGAGTACGCCACGATGGACTCGGACACGGACTACGATACGGCCACGATCGccagcacggcggcggtgccgtcCTCGAACCGCTACCACGACAAGTATCGCGGTGAACAGCAGAGCTCCTCCCAACAGAGTTCCTCCCAACAGAGTTCCTCGCAACAGAGACAGGGTTCGATAGAGATCACCTACGCCACGCGCCCTACTCCCGCCAGTGACATCGTCGCGTTCGATCCATCCACTTCGTCGTCCGGTGGCTTTGATCTGGGACCCTTGTACTCCACCCCGCGAGGATTCTCTTTCCCGTCGACCACTCCCCGCACGCCCGCGACCACTTTGATGGGCTCGTCCAGCTAtgcccccagcagcagcagcagcagcagcagtgccgcCTCGAGCACGGCCGCATCGCAGCGATCGGTTACCGTAATCTCCTCGACCACACCGCTCACGTTGTCCGCGCGCTTTAGCGAGGACTCGGTCAGCTCGTCCGCATCCCACCAGGCCACCGCCAGCTCCCAGTCGCTCGTCGTAGGCCAAGGGCTAACGCGGGAACAGATCCACGAAAACCAGAAGCAGTTCATCAAGCTGCTGTCGGAGCGGGACTCGATCGCCCAGGTGGGATACGGAGGCCCGAAGGGGGAAACGACCGGCTCGCTGCTCGATGCGTACGTGCGCAGTCGCGTGCTGTCGGCCACGCCGGCACCGCACGACGCCAAGGAAACGTCGCGCACCGTCAACATCCGGCGCATCATCGTGTCCCGGCCCGTCGAAACGGAGCAGGAGGTGGAGGTGCGCGAACAGGCCTACGCTACGACGCTGGCGCCCCCGAGCACGGACTACGAGCACAAGCGGGACGTGAGTGAGGTCAGCACGGTTTCCGCCCGAAGTGACGGCGGCCAGCTAGGACCACGGGTACCGGTCTACGTCGACGCCAAACCACCGGCCTTCGTCAACGAGTCGGACCAGTAG
- the LOC128273339 gene encoding uncharacterized protein LOC128273339, whose protein sequence is MNRIIVAVAALFACASAQVYLSQPIALALQQPAPVGESSLAHPAVVENALHEAQYPDEFRNNFYKNPHIAEALAKHSWFGDKEMPVFERQADKIPRDRIAKIFKNAGFVRRR, encoded by the exons ATGAACCGCATCatcgttgccgtcgccgccctGTTTGCCTGCGCCTCGGCCCAGGTTTACCTCAGCCAGCCGATCGCGCTGGCCCTGCAGCAACCGGCCCCGGTCGGAGAG TCGTCACTCGCTCACCCGGCCGTGGTGGAGAACGCGCTGCACGAAGCCCAATACCCGGACGAGTTCCGGAACAACTTCTACAAGAACCCACACATCGCCGAGGCACTCGCCAAGCACTCGTGGTTCGGCGATAAAGAGATGCCCGTGTTCGAGCGGCAGGCGGACAAGATTCCGCGTGATCGCATCGCGAAGATCTTCAAGAACGCCGGCTTCGTGCGCAGGCGTTAA